The Termitidicoccus mucosus DNA segment AAGTCGCGGCGCAATTCATAGCCAGCATTTTAATCTCAAAAATCGACATCGCCCTGGTTCCGTTCCCCGGAGACCGGCAAATTGCTGCCTTTGATTCGGGCGCGCAACTATGTCGCGTTTCCCGTCCGGGCCGACGCCTCTTCCGTCGTGATCGCCGTTGCGGACCCCAGCGATACAACGTGCAGGAAGCCTGCGCGGATTTCTCCGGCAAGTCGGTTTCAATCGTCGTTGCACGCGCAACGACATTCTCACCGCCATTGAGGCGGTTTACAGCCCATTGCCGGCAACCAATCCGAAGGAATTGCTGGCTGAAATCCTCAACGACGCCGTCACGCACCGGGCCGCGGACATTCACTTTGAGCCGAAGCCGCAGGGCATCCATATCCGCTACCGTATCGACAACGGCATGGTGCACAGCGCCTATTATGATGACGCCATGAAGATCGGGCTCATTCAGGCCATCAAGAATCTGGCGAAACTCGATCTGGCGCAAACCAAGCTGCCGCAGGACGGGCAGGCGCGGCATAGCATCGGTTCCACCACATTCAATCTGCGCGTCAATACCCTGCCCACCATCCGGGGCGAGGCGGCGGACATCCGCATCCAGGATGAAACGCGCGATTTCGGCACCCTGAAAAGCTCAGGCTGTCTCCCGAGCAAATCGCGTTGTTCATGCGCATTATCACCGTGCCCAACGGTATCATTTACGTGACCGGGCCGACCGGCTCCGGCAAGACCACGCTGCAATATGCCTTGCTCGCAACCCAGGACTTGAGCGACGTCGTCGTGATTACGCTGGAGGACCCCGTTGAGTATCAAATTTACCAATACACGCAGTGCTCGATTGACAGGCGGTCGGGCGCACGTTTCCGCTGATGATGCGCGCGGCTCTCCGTCACGACCCGACGTCATCCTCATCGGCGAAACACGCGACTTGGAGACCGCGCGCACGTCGATACAAGCGGCCTCGACCGGCCACGTTGTCTTCTCGACGATGCACACCAACGACGCTTCCAGCGCCGTTGCGCGCCTGATAGATCTCGGCATTGAGCCGTTCCTTATCACCTCGGCGGTCAAGGCGGTCTGCGCCATACGCCGGTTCAGAAGCTCTGCACCTGCAAGCAGCCGCCCAAACCGGAATTGCTCGCCTACTTCCGCGAGGAATTTGGCGAGGGCGATTATATGGTCCCGGCCGGCTGCGAACACTGCAAGAACACCGGCTACAAGGGCCGGACCGCCATTCTCGAAATTTTCCCCCTTACCGACGACAGCACCGCAGAGCTGATTTTGAAGAAAGTTCCCATCGGCGAATTGCGCCGCCATCTTCGCTGCCTGCCGGCAGACTCGCATGACCCGGCCAAGCGTTACCCGACGATGTATGACGACGGGCTCGCAAAAGCGAAGGAAGGCATCACCTCGATAGCCGAGGTTCTGGCCCGGTGGCAAAGGAAGACCCGTCGAATGATTTTCCCCGCATCACCATGAACAAAACAACAAGCATCCACCGTAAACTAAATCGCGGACGAAAGGCCTTCACTCTTATCGAGGTCCTTATTGTCGTCGCCATCATCCTCGGCCTCGCGGCCTCATTCCCGGATACCAGTATGCCATGAAACGCAGTGAAATCACCGGCGTTTTGGGCGCGGTTCACAACGTCGAGACCGCTGTCGTGCATTTTCGCACTAAGCCCGGCGGGATGCGTATCCCGCCGATCACCGAATCGACTTCCGCCTCCGCGTTCAGCCTCAGCGGCAATTCCGCCTTGAGCGGAGCCGATGCAGCCATCCTGTCCAAGGCTTGCACACTGGATTCCGCGATGCTGGCGGAGGGCTTCCTGTCCAAACCGCTCAACCTTAAACTCGGCTTTAACGAAAACCGGCCGCCACGGCGGTTGATATGATATGGGACGTAAAAACAATCGCTACGCACGTCCACCGCCGACACCGCGCCGACAGCCGACCACGGGCGCAATGCCCATGTCGAATGTGTCGTCGCGGCGGCTACAACCGACCGCGCCGGACGGCACTTTTTCAAGCTCACCTCGACCACCATGCCGGTGAAGGCGCGTATTGTATATCTTTATGTGCCAGGCGTGCCGACCGACCGCTGTGCCGACATCGCCAACGAATACGAAAACACCGCCGATGCCACCACCACTGCGGCAAAATTTTCGGCCCCGTCACCTATACCGCTCCGGATGAGAATACCGGACTGAGCAACCTGTATATCTATATAACCCACTTCTGAAATGGCCTCAATCCCCGTCCTTTGGTGGGACAACACCGTTGTCGCCGCCGTCAACATCAATCATCCGGTGTCAACCGTCCTTCCGACGGACGGGGACAGCATTTTGCATTCTGCGGTTTCCTCGAAGGGCTCTCGCCGACCCCCAAGGCAATTCGGCTCTTTTATGCCACCAGCACGCTTGAAGTCGTCGCCACGCCCTGTCCGAAAACCGGCGACCGGCAGCTTATGCAAAGGTGCTGGGCCGAAATTCGACGCGATCAAAATCCGGCAACAGCCTGGTCGGCGCACAAGCCGCGCACGACTGGAAGCGGTGCGGCCACGGTGCTCTATATCGAGCAACAACCACGCCTGCAACGACTGCGCTCCATCCTCCAAGATCGAGGCATAACACTGGATGCGGCGTTTCCCTGACCTCATTGATTGATCTCGCGCCCGAAGCCGTGCCGGCCAAACCTCTTATCGCCCTGTTCCACAGCGACGAAGGCGCGGCGATTGCGGTCCACGCCAGAAGGCGACCGCCACACGGCATTTTTAGAGGCGAAAACGCCGGGAGCGTCTGACGCATGACCTTGACACGGGCTTTGCCGCGTTCGCTGGCAAAGCCGACCCGGTGTTCATTGCCGTCAACGCATCGTCGCAACCGATGGACGAGGCGATGCTTCCAAGAAAACCGGCCAAGTATTACAATGTCGCAGAGTTCATCACACTCGGCTTGCGCCTCACTCCACGAGATTTGCTCAACCTGCTTCCGCCGCCGCCAAGCCTTACCATCAATACCGCCATCTTCGCCGTCGGTCTCGTTGTCGCGGGCGTCGCTCTTTTCAAGGGTTCGGTTGAGGCGCTCTGCATACCGCGCACCAGCCGCCGCGTTCAGGAGGCTCAGGAAGCCCAGCTTGCGAAGGACAATGAGCGTTACAGCGCAAACAAGGCTCAATTCGACAGACAGCAGGCGTTTCTGGACGATTGCACAATCGCCTCTCAGGTGAAAACCAAGTTCATCGAGGCGGTTGGCGGGCCCGGCCCCAGCAAATTACCATTCGTTCAATGACGCTCAACGAACAGTCGTGGAGTATCGCCGGCACGCTGCACCGAGGGCAGCCGTAAAGCCAAGTCCGCTCGATGCGTTCATCAGCCAGCTCGGACAAAACGCCTCCTGGACCATCAACGCCGGCGACAAGCCGGCCCCCAAAGCAGGTGGCGGGCGGCGACCAGCGCCCCGTCGAGTTCACCATCACAGGGTATTCAATAATTAAATACATGAATGCCGCACCCAAGAAATCCGCCATCGTTTTTCTTTCCGTCGCGATCTTCGCCGTCATCGCCATCAACGCGGTCCGCATCGTCTATCCGCCAAGCCGGGCGGTCAACAGCGCGAAAATTTCGCAGCTCCAACGAGAGCAGCAGGAGTTGTCCAGATACAACAGCGACAATCTGCGCAGCATCGAGCAGCGCGTTTCCGATCTGAAACGGCAGCTCTGGACTGACTCAGCCTTCGCCGTCTGGAAAGAACAACCTTCCCGATGGCTGGATTGCCCAGGAACTCAGCCCCGCGGATGCGAGGGAGGTGCGCGCGCCGTTTCGCCATCCAGCGGCCCAACGCCACCAGCCAGCACTGGGATGAAATCCTCAACGTCCTTCGCGCATCGGAGAGCAACCGTTGCATCAATGTCCAGACCGTTTCACTCGCCACGCGAGGCGGTTACTCCGGCAGCCGCGAGTTCGCCCAGTGCACCATTTTCGCCACATTTTTCTTCTCAACCTCTGATTTCAAGACGACCCAGCCATGAAACTGCACGAGAAATTATCAAATGCCCGCGACGCCGATATCGCCACGGCTCGAATCAGCATACAAGGAGGCGTTGGAAAAGGATAAGGTCGATTTGACGCATTTGGCCCGCGGCTTGGATACCGTTACGGATTTGGACGGAAATTCGCATCCCAGACGCTTTGGATTTGTTGCAGCGGATATTAATAAGGGCCTTCGTTACGGCATTGGTTACACATGGGACGGCAACCCCGTTTATCAGTCTTACTCGGATCATCATTTGCATAGGGGACGCACTGGCAATCCTATGATGCTTCACACGGCCGAGTCGCCGGCTGAATTGCTCGACAAGGTAAACAAATGGCATGCGGCATTTCTTGCTAAAACTCCTCGTTACAGTGTGCGCACAATAGGCCCCAGCTCGAGCGAGATCGACAGAATTTCCTTTACGAAACGCCCGCACAGGCTGTTTCCGGTCTGGACAATACCGACCAGCGGCTTTGCGCGGACATCAAGCTGATAGACAACCATACCAATTCCGTGGTTGGAAGATGGGCCTGGTCCGAAGGGAACGGAGAATACCGGAAAGAAGGATCGCCCTGTATTCGGCACCTTTGCAGCAGGCCGCCCAGTCCCTTGGAATCGAAAACAAAGCCGCAAAGCTCCCGCTGCCAAAATCAGCGTTTAACCCCTTACCGCGCCGGCATGACGCCGGTGCGGTCTTCAAAAATGCCTAAAAACAACCAGACGAAGTCACATCGGAGAAACCAAAAACGGGCTCACGCCATCAATATGATGTCGCTCCAAGTCACCGCAGCCACCGATCTGCGCGAACACACCGGCAAAACGACAATGAATGGGCCACTGTATTTGCCATCCATACAAATACCGGGGCAAAAAAACGACCCCAAGGCCATCCGGTCACCATCCATTTCGGCCCCAGACCCTGGCCTTGGCAAAAGCCACGATCAAGGGGCTCATGTTCACCGTCGTCGGTGAACTCGATTATGATAAGGTCGTGGACGACTCCGGCTCCGAAAAGGAGTTTTATAAGGTGCATGCACTCCAACTGAGCCCGCCTCCAAAAAGGCCGAAGCGGATGCTGAAAAATCGTAACCTTCAATCTCTCCACCATGCCTCAATTCGATATTCCCGAGGAAGACCTCGTCGCCATAAAGAGCGCCCAAAAGCTCATCGCCAGCGAGCTTGGCGCTGACCTCATTCCAACCGACCAACTGGTTCAGATCGTGGTCAAGTCCGTGGACAGCCATGCTCTGGCTGTTGGCGTTCTCAATTCCATGGGTTCCAAATCGCTTGAACCACCTGAATAAAATTTCACGTCGAAGTCTTATCGACCGGGCTTAATTGCCAACTGGCAGGCCGTCCAGCCCGCACCAATGGACGGTTTTAGAAAGGATAAATATCCTATGGCACAAAACTCAGCCAAAACTCGCGGCTCCTGCCGCTTCCCAGAATGAACCGGTCATCAACGAGGAGATTCAAACCAAAATCAATGCGTTCCGCGCACAGAATCCCAAGTTTGTCGAATACTTGAGACAGCTTCCGCGCGAACGCGTCGAGAATATGGCGATTCTCCGCAAGATCGAGCAGGCCGAGCAGAAGGAACGCTTCCGCCAAGCTTCAAGCGTAAAGCTTGAGGCTTGGCTCAAAACGTCCGAAATCGCGACCCAGATCGCCGAAAGGGTTGCCACGCTCCCCGCAGAAAAGCAAGCCGGCGCCCGAATCAACATGATTCGTTCCGCCATCGAGCGACAGGCGTTGCAACAAGTTCAGTCTGGACCAAAGGTAGCCGTATAACGGTTCTTTTACCGATATCCGTTATCTTCACTCCCTGTCCTGTGCTATCTATCTTAGCTATGGGCAGGGAGTTTCTATATGGGCCAAAAACTATTGCATTTAAAAAATCCATTATAAATGTAAAACACTATCATGCCAATAATTACCCCAATCGATTCCTTTATCCCCGTCGCGGGGTCGGTCGGGTCGCGGGTCGAGGTCGCGGGTCGCGGGTCGGTCGGTCGCGGGTCGCGGTCGCGGGTCGGGTCGCGGGTCGCGTCGCGGTCGCGGGTCGCGGGTCCGGGGTCGCGGGTCGCGGGTCCGGGGTCGCGGGTCGCGCGGGTCGCGGGTCGCGGGTCGCGGTCGCGGTCGGGTCGCGCCACTTAAATTTTTTCTATTTTTTCTAAAGTCAAGTCCGCCTGTCGGATTGCCTCCATGGGCCGCACTTTTCATGAATACCCGCTTCGATTCGGTGACAAGGGAGGGACGGTATGCCTGATTTGAGGACACCTTGGTCCGATTTCCCGGACGTCCTGCCTCATACCTCGATTGCCTCCCTCAAAGCGCATCCGGCTTATGCCGACGCCAAAGCCGGCGATTTCAACGCAGCTCGCGCCGTCACATGCCTTGGTTAATCCCACCAGATTCAAATGGCGCACCGATTTCGTCGTTCCTGTCATCAAATTAGACAGGATTCCGTCTGGAATGCCCTCCCATTGGGCATGGCTGACGCCATCTCCACCTTCTCAGGGGCCAAGGTTGTTACCACCGTTTTCCAGTCCAATATCGTCCACCAATCGGACGCCAATGCCGTTTCTCGCATCGTAAACCAGCCCTCTTCGAGGGCAAATGCCCCAAAGGCTCATACCTTATCGTGGACGACATCGTCTCTTTCGGCTCCACCATCGCCAACCTGCGCGGCTTCATCGAGTCCCACGGCGGTAAAGTCGCCGCCGCCTCCACCTTTGCCGCTCAAATCTTCGCCACCAAGCTGCGCCCCGATTCCTTCACCATCTCTTCCATCCTTCGACGCTTCCCTCATGCCGACGACATCATCCAATCCACCACCGGAGGAGTCTCCGCCGCCACACTCACCAACCGAGAAGCCAACTTCATCAATGGACTTTCGCAAATTGAGTCCATCAGAAATCCGCTCATTCCAACGCACCGTGTTATCAAAATTCGATCTAGCCTCGACCGCGACGACTTCGCCGAACGTTACTGGCTGCCCGACGAGTCCTGAGTCCGTCCTTCGCCGGCGCCACGACTATTTCCCCTGTATCTTGTTTTCCAATGCCCTACGGCCGGGAAAGGCCTTTCCCGCGGTCGAGCCCAAGCGTCTCGACCTCCCTTTCTCGCATACCCAATGCTACTTCTTCCACGGCCGTAGCCGGCCGGATCTCCACGGACGCAAACAACGGCCGTCATGATTCATAAATTATGAATCTAGGAATTTAGGATTAGGCGCAGCCGCGCTTCCCCGGCAGGCTTCCCTGCCTTTGGCGCAAAGCTTGAAAAATCCCCGGCCGGGCTCGCACGGGCCCGGCGAACGCGCCGGCGTCATCCACGCCTTCCTTGAACCGGCAGCGCCGGCATCCTCCCAACTCCCAATCCATCCCCACGCCCCTTCCCCTCTCCCGGGAGAGAACCCTCCGCTGTGCGTGCCGCGGCCTCCGGGCCGCCCTTCGGGCGCTTTGCGCCGTCATGCTCGCTCCGCCGAGCATTCAGCAAGTATCCATATTATGGATACTAAATGGCGCGAAAAAAACTTCATTTTTTCAAAAACGCTTGCATTCACTACTAGGAAACTAGTAGTGTCTTGGTGTTGGAGGGACCGGTTACGGCGGCCCCTCCTTATCGAAACCATAACCATCAACCAATATCAGCTATGTTCCGACACTCCTACTTCACACAATCCAGCGCGCTTGACAACGTGCTTTCTCACGACGCGCTCCGCCGCGTCGTTCCTTCCGCCTTCGCGGAGGCGCCCCGCGTCCACCTCCGAGCGTTACAGCTTCCTGCCCACCACCGCCGTCATTTCCCGCTTGGAAGAGCATGGCTGGGTTCCGGTCGCGGCCTCCCAGTCCGACGTCAGGGACGAATCCAAAAGGGCTTCCAATCCCACATGATTCGCTTCGCCCAGCTCTCCGATCTGCGCGACCGCCCCCATGTCGAGGTCCGCCCCGAAATCGCCTACATCAACTCCCACGACAAATCCCGCGCCGCCCGCCTTGAGGCCGGCTTGTTGCGCTTCGCCTGCGCCAACGGCCTGATCGTCTCCGACGGCTCCGTCGCCGGCCTCCGCTTCAAGCATTTCGGGGTGGGCACGGGCGAGCTTGATGATGCCGTCATCCAGATCACCGCCAAAGCTCCCGCGCTTTTCGAGGCCATCGAGCAATGGCGGGCCCGCAAACTCTCCGAGACCGAGCAGCGCGAGTTTGCCCGCCGCGCGATCGACATTCGCTGGCCGGCAAAAAGCCCGTCCTGGACCCCGTGAAAATCCTTCTCGGACGACGGGGCGAAGACGCCGGCGAGAATCTTTGGAGAACCTTCAATGTCGCACAGGAAAATCTCCTGCGCGGCGGCCTCTGCTACCGGACCGCCGCTTTCCAGCGCGCCTCCATTCGTGCCGTGAGCGGTATCACGGAGACCGTCCGCATCAACAAAAGCCTCTGGGCTCTCACCGAGGAATTTTCCAACAACTAACCAACCGAGGGGACGGAGCGACCGTCCCCTCTTTTAAAACCAGACCACCACAGAGGGCGGCGTTGACCGCCGCCCTCCCTCCCTACCCTTCAACTTAAAACTTATGCCTAAGATCATTACTGAAACCGACATCACCGCTGCCGTCGCGCAGCTCAACAAAAGCGAAAAGGCCAGATGGCCCTTTTCTGGATCGGCACCGGCGCCACCGATTTTTGGGACTTGACTTGGAAAACCAGCGCGCCCTCGAAACGCTCTTGCTCTCGATCTTCGCGTTTCCGGGAACCTCGCGTGACATCATCGAGGAGGACGGCCAGCGCGATCAGCTCTGGACCCACAACCGCCGCATCGCCGAGGCCGTCGAGTCCGTGGTGAAAGGGCGGAATCCAGCGCGGCGGAACCCAACGGAGACGGCGCGCGCGCGTCCATCCGCTGGCTCGCAAACTGGTGCATGAAGCACAGAGAAGCCAGCACCGCGGCCGTCGTGCGCTCCATTCTCCGGTCCATCCATAACAGTTCGCAACTGGCCCCTTCGGCGCCTTGGCTTTGTCGATGATGAAATCACCGCGCACCTAATGGTTGTTATTGATGCCACCATCGGCCGGCAGGCCGACAGCTTCACGACACCGACATCCGCGAGGCATTTGTCGGCATCGAGGGTGGAGAAACATGGTTTTCGCCGACACCGGCGCGCCCGAAACCCCTGAATGCCTCCAATCTCCAATACGTATCCAACCATCAATTACACCTCCCATGACCTCTTCCAAAGAACGCTCGCCCGCGGAAATCGCCGGCCTCAAGGACTTTTTCCCAACTCAAAACCATTGATCGCGAAGCCAAGGCCGCGGTCGAGATAGCCAAACCGGCCCTCGTCCGCCTAGCGACCGAACTTGTCGGCCGCACCGATGCCCAGGCTCAACTGGCAAGGCAGCTTTTCCTGAGTCTATACAACGGCGGATTCACCAAGGTGGAGCTCGCCTGCCTTCCGCTGCTGCCTTGGCCCGGCAGCGCGATTTCGCGGACGTGCTGCTGGCCTTCAATGGACCCGGCTTTTCCGACAAGGACATTTTGAAGGCTTTCGAGGCCGCCGGCGACGCCGGCGCGCCTGGTTCTTCACCGAGCCCGCCCCCATCGGCAATATCGCCGTGAGCGAAGACGACGGCATCGAGGCCGACAACGCCGGCACGGCCGCACGCGAGGCCATGCGCTTGCTCGCGCGTGCAATCGCCTGCCAATACAGCGCCAGCCCTTCGCCATCCGTAAGCTTTTGCGCGATATTCTGGAGGAACGCGAGTGCGCCCCGGCATCCAGATCGCCGGCACCGACTGGAAACTACGCCGGTTCTTCTGCACCATGCTGCGCGGTTTCGGTCGCGGGATTTCGAGCCGGAGTTCATCATTGAGGCCTTCTACGACATGGCCGGCGACGCTGGCGTCGCTTGGCTCAACGAATAGGAGGAATCGCCATGTCCACCACCACATTGGCAGACGCCGAACAGTCGTTTAACGTCGCGCGCGCGCTCAGTGAGCGCGATGCGCAGCTTGAGGCAGGCGAAAAGGCGTTGGCTCAAGCGAAATTCGAGATGCTGCAATTTGAAAGCATTCTCGCCAAGTTCAAAAAGAGATAAGCAACTGCGAGGTTGACATCAAAACGGCACGTTACCGGCAAGTCGGCCTCAATGCGGAAAAGCAGCAGGCCGCCGACGAATTAGCCAAGGCGATCACAAACCCAAACGCGTTTTCCACCATCGAAAAGGCCTTCGACAGGGTGCGCCGGCGAACGCGAATCTTGCCTGATTGTCGCCGAGCTTGCGGCTCCGTCTCCATGTCCGTCCAGTTCAAGAAATGGATGGACATGGCGGACCGCGGGCCGCAGCCGAGAAAAGGGCCGGCACTTTGTCCGACGAATGCGAGGCCGCCCGGCGCCGGCGCGATGCCATGCGCGACCACGTCGCCGAGACGCGCCTGAAACTAGCCGAGATCCGGCAGGCGATACAGCTCAAGAAACCCTGAATGTCTCCAATCCTCAAAACGTATCCAATCATCAATTACATCCAATGAATACAACATTTTCCCGCCAACTTTCCGAGGCGGAACGTCAGAAAGCCATGGACGATTTTGCCGCGCAGGTGCGCGCGATCAACGCCGAGTCCAAGGCCGCGGTCGAAGCCGGGGCCCCGGCGTTGCAACGCCTCGCGAAATGCTTCGCCGGCGCGCCGGCGGACGCGGGCGAGCGCGGCTCTTGCGGCCGCTTCTCTGCAACCTGTATCGCGGTTGCGGCACAAGCCCGTTTCGCCACTTCGACTATTTGACCGCGGACAACCGGGACGACTTCGCGGCGGTCGCCCTGGCTCTCGGCCATGAGGGATTTCCCGACCGGCGGATTCGCGAGGAAATCAAGGCCGTCGCCGGCGAGGCGGCTTTCGATTGGTTTTGCGAACCTCAGCCAGAAGACGCCACCGGCGAGCTTTGGGACGCGGGAACGACTTCCGATGAAGACGGCGGCATCGAGGCCTTGGCGCGAATCGCTGACGCCGTTGTCTGCGAATACAGCGGGCAGGCGTTCAAAATCAGGGCGATTTTATGGGCCTTGTGCGACGGCGGCGAGGCCGACTTGTCCGACCTCATGGCCCTCGACTGGAAACTGCGCAAAGACCTTTGCACCGTGCTCCGCACCATCAGTATCTCGACCGAGGACATGGAAATCGTCTTGGGCGCAGCGGCCGAGCGCAAGCACCGCCCCTATGAAGACGGCTACGACTGGCTGCTGGAGGCCCAGAGTTGACACTCACCACGAGCGGGAAACCCATGGAAAGCGAAAATCTCACGAGGCTCCTGCAAGATGCGGAACGCCGTTTGCAGGAGGCCAAATTCAACCTGTTGCTCAGGGAATCGGAGCTGTCGAAGGCCCGCGATGCGCGCATCGCCGCCGAGGTCGATGTGAAGGTCGCCGAGAATCTGGTTGCCAACTTGCAACGTGAAATGAAGGCGAAGCATGCAAACGCGAAAAACTAAGATGCCATTCCCCGACCGGCTGCGCGGCGCGCAGACATGGGTCTCACGCGCGAGCAGGCCGCTGTCGAGCTTGGCATAAAATTGAAGACGCTCGAAGCCGGGAACAGGGCAAATATACCAAGCGCATCGAGGAGATCATAGACCTCCACAATCGCCTGATCGGCGACGGTTTTAATACCTAATTACCTCGCGCCGGTTCTCCCATTGTGCGGCGGCGGTCAAGTCGCTTCGCGGCTCCACCTTTGCGTTCCGGCGCTTCCTTCGTCGGTGCCGGCGATGCCGGCACCGCTCCTCAGCGCGCCTCCACGACTCGCCGCCGGCTTCACTGGCGTTCAGCGCGGATACGCGACAGCCCGGAATGGTTCCGGGGCACGGATTCCCCGCTGACATTCCATATTATGAAGTCACCAGTTGAAATCATCTTTGAATGCAGAGGTGTGGCCATCCGTTACATCCATGAGGTTTCATGCTCATTTATAGAACAAGGTTTGCACGCCACCAAGCGCGGTTACTGCCCGATCAGCCCCACGGGTTATTTCTCATGCGCTGGATTCGGTGGTAATGATTTGAAGAATCAACTATCCTCCATGCTTGAGGGCGGGCAGTCGAGTTCGACAAAACCGCAAA contains these protein-coding regions:
- a CDS encoding ATPase, T2SS/T4P/T4SS family, producing the protein MPNGIIYVTGPTGSGKTTLQYALLATQDLSDVVVITLEDPVEYQIYQYTQCSIDRRSGARFR
- a CDS encoding type II secretion system protein — encoded protein: MNKTTSIHRKLNRGRKAFTLIEVLIVVAIILGLAASFPDTSMP
- a CDS encoding ATPase, T2SS/T4P/T4SS family; the protein is MRTPAIQRAGSLRGFLRQVGFNRRCTRNDILTAIEAVYSPLPATNPKELLAEILNDAVTHRAADIHFEPKPQGIHIRYRIDNGMVHSAYYDDAMKIGLIQAIKNLAKLDLAQTKLPQDGQARHSIGSTTFNLRVNTLPTIRGEAADIRIQDETRDFGTLKSSGCLPSKSRCSCALSPCPTVSFT
- a CDS encoding DUF932 domain-containing protein, producing the protein MFRHSYFTQSSALDNVLSHDALRRVVPSAFAEAPRVHLRALQLPAHHRRHFPLGRAWLGSGRGLPVRRQGRIQKGFQSHMIRFAQLSDLRDRPHVEVRPEIAYINSHDKSRAARLEAGLLRFACANGLIVSDGSVAGLRFKHFGVGTGELDDAVIQITAKAPALFEAIEQWRARKLSETEQREFARRAIDIRWPAKSPSWTP
- a CDS encoding DUF7673 family protein, encoding MTADNRDDFAAVALALGHEGFPDRRIREEIKAVAGEAAFDWFCEPQPEDATGELWDAGTTSDEDGGIEALARIADAVVCEYSGQAFKIRAILWALCDGGEADLSDLMALDWKLRKDLCTVLRTISISTEDMEIVLGAAAERKHRPYEDGYDWLLEAQS